ACGTGCCGGTGACACCGGGTCGCGCCTACAACGACCCCAGAGAGGTCCGCAAGCGTCAGAAAGCTGCGGAAGAGGCCAAGAAGGCCGGGAGTAACTAACTGATGCTATCGAACTCCGACATTGAAGCGCTGGAAGACATCCTCTTCGCGGAACCCTGGGGGGAGGATGCCCTGGACTTCTTCGGCTTCCACGGGGTGGTCTGCGCCAGCGTCGTCGGCCCGGCCGAACTGAGTGCGGAAGACATCTTCCGCCTCGCCACTGGCGCCGATCAGTTGCCGGACACCGGGATTCCCGAGGTGTTCAGGCGCTGCTCCGCCCAGTTGGCAAATGACATGGCCCATGCCCTGGATATGGGGCAGGCCCTGGAATTGCCGGAGCCCGAGGACGGCGACCCGATGAACGCTCTGGAAAACTGGTGCGCCGGGTTTGTGGACACTTTCCTTGAACATGAAGAGGAATGGTTGGAGGCATCCAGCGAGGAAGAGACCGCCGATCTGATGGTGCCTATGCTGACCCTATCGGGACTGTTCGACGACGAGGACTTCCAGAAAGTTCGCAACAGTGAGAAGTTGTCCCGGCAAATGGCCGATGCCATTCCGGACTCACTGACCGACCTGTACCTTCTGTTCCACGCGCCGGATTAACCTGTCGCAGACCTCGAAATGGGTTGCCTGAATGAATGCCAGACCGGCTCAAGCCCGTCTGGCATTTTCATGATGCGGCCAAGCTCACACCAGGGCGCACCCGGAAAGTGAAAATCACTGCCCTGGGACGCCAATAACTTCTCTTTCCTGCACAGCTCTGCCAGAAAGCCCAGGTCGCCGCTGGACTGCCCGGAGGTGGACACCTCGATGGCTTGCCCCCCTGCCCTTCGGAAATCCGAGGTCAGCTCCCTCAGTTTGGTTGCCGTCAGCTGATATTTCCGGGGATGGGCAAGAACCGCAACGCCGCCCGCCTCGGTAATCCAGCGAACGACCTCCGAAAGCTCCGGCCAGAAGGCCTTTACATCACCCGGCTTACCGGCGCCCAGATACCGTTTGAATGCCTGCCCGGTATTATTGACCACCCCAGCCTCTGTCAGAACCTGGGCAAAGTGCGGGCGTCCCGGCACGTCCCCGCCGGCGGCCTCCGATGCCCTGGCCAGCAGATCATCAATACCAAGCTTGCCCAGGCGCTCGGCGATCATTCGCGCACGAGCCCAGCGATTCTCGTTCTGCCGCTCAAGC
This genomic stretch from Marinobacter salsuginis harbors:
- a CDS encoding YecA family protein, whose amino-acid sequence is MLSNSDIEALEDILFAEPWGEDALDFFGFHGVVCASVVGPAELSAEDIFRLATGADQLPDTGIPEVFRRCSAQLANDMAHALDMGQALELPEPEDGDPMNALENWCAGFVDTFLEHEEEWLEASSEEETADLMVPMLTLSGLFDDEDFQKVRNSEKLSRQMADAIPDSLTDLYLLFHAPD
- a CDS encoding PHP domain-containing protein, which translates into the protein MTIPQDPHLCIDLHCHSTASDGALSPAALVERAAGRGVTHLSLTDHDTIAGLAEAQTAAQAQGIVLIPGVELSCLWKSRTIHIVGLDFDPAAEGFRQALERQNENRWARARMIAERLGKLGIDDLLARASEAAGGDVPGRPHFAQVLTEAGVVNNTGQAFKRYLGAGKPGDVKAFWPELSEVVRWITEAGGVAVLAHPRKYQLTATKLRELTSDFRRAGGQAIEVSTSGQSSGDLGFLAELCRKEKLLASQGSDFHFPGAPWCELGRIMKMPDGLEPVWHSFRQPISRSATG